One region of Aurantimonas sp. HBX-1 genomic DNA includes:
- a CDS encoding cysteine desulfurase gives MKAEAIARDSAAPAAYDVAAVRRDFPILSKQVYGKPLVYLDSGASAQKPKAMLDAVQKAYSEDYSNVHRGLHFLSNRATEEFEAARGKVAAFLNAPTPEEIVFTRSATEAINLVAYGYGMQEIGEGDEIVLTIMEHHSNIIPWHFIRERKGARLVFVPVADDGSIDIADFERAITPRTKLIATTHMSNVLGTVVDVKAVAALAHAKNIPVLVDGSQGAVHLPVDVQDLDCDFYVFTGHKLYGPTGIGVLYGKRDMLERMQPFNGGGEMIVEVTEEMVTYNAPPHRFEAGTPPIVQAIGLGASLDYVNGIGREAIAAHEERLRDYAHERLRAVNSLRIYGNAPGKGAIVSFDLEGIHAHDVSMVIDREGVAVRAGTHCAQPLLKRFAATSTCRASFGMYNTLEEIDLLAEALEKARRFFA, from the coding sequence ATGAAGGCCGAAGCCATCGCCCGCGACAGCGCCGCCCCCGCCGCCTACGACGTGGCGGCCGTGCGCCGCGACTTCCCGATCCTGTCGAAGCAGGTCTACGGCAAGCCGCTCGTCTATCTCGACAGCGGCGCTTCCGCCCAGAAGCCGAAGGCGATGCTGGACGCGGTCCAGAAGGCCTATAGCGAGGACTATTCCAACGTCCATCGCGGCCTGCATTTCCTGTCGAACCGCGCCACCGAGGAATTCGAGGCGGCGCGCGGCAAGGTCGCCGCGTTCCTCAACGCCCCGACCCCGGAGGAGATCGTCTTCACCCGCTCGGCCACCGAGGCGATCAACCTGGTCGCCTATGGCTACGGCATGCAGGAAATCGGCGAGGGCGACGAGATCGTGCTGACGATCATGGAGCACCACTCCAACATCATCCCCTGGCACTTCATCCGCGAGCGCAAGGGCGCCAGGCTGGTGTTCGTGCCGGTCGCCGACGACGGCTCGATCGACATCGCGGATTTCGAACGGGCGATCACCCCGCGCACCAAGCTGATCGCCACCACCCACATGTCCAACGTGCTCGGCACGGTGGTGGATGTGAAGGCGGTCGCGGCGCTGGCGCACGCCAAGAACATCCCGGTTCTCGTCGACGGCAGCCAGGGTGCCGTGCACCTGCCGGTCGACGTCCAGGACCTCGACTGTGACTTCTACGTCTTCACCGGCCACAAGCTGTACGGGCCGACCGGCATCGGCGTTCTCTACGGCAAGCGCGACATGCTGGAGCGCATGCAGCCCTTCAACGGCGGCGGCGAGATGATCGTCGAGGTCACCGAGGAGATGGTCACCTACAACGCCCCGCCGCACCGCTTCGAGGCGGGCACGCCGCCGATCGTCCAGGCGATCGGGCTCGGCGCCTCGCTCGATTACGTCAACGGCATCGGCCGCGAGGCGATCGCCGCGCACGAGGAACGCCTGCGCGACTATGCGCACGAGCGGCTGCGGGCGGTGAATTCGCTGCGCATCTACGGCAACGCGCCGGGGAAGGGCGCCATCGTCTCCTTCGACCTCGAGGGCATCCACGCCCATGACGTGTCGATGGTGATCGACCGCGAGGGCGTCGCGGTGCGCGCCGGCACGCATTGCGCCCAGCCGCTCTTGAAGCGTTTCGCCGCAACCTCCACATGCCGGGCCTCATTTGGTATGTACAATACGCTCGAGGAAATCGACCTTCTCGCGGAGGCACTCGAGAAGGCCCGGCGATTCTTCGCCTGA
- a CDS encoding SUF system Fe-S cluster assembly protein codes for MTDEADTKFAAPTVEDTAAANVALASGAEAPVSAIPAEELTRLTDDIVGALKTVYDPEIPADIYELGLIYKIDIDDERNVDVEMTLTAPGCPVAGEMPIWVENAVSSVDGVGQVKVELVFDPPWTPERMSEEAQVAVGWY; via the coding sequence ATGACCGACGAAGCCGATACCAAGTTCGCAGCACCGACCGTCGAGGACACGGCTGCCGCCAATGTCGCACTGGCGTCGGGAGCGGAAGCGCCGGTCTCGGCGATACCGGCCGAGGAGCTGACCCGGCTGACCGACGACATCGTCGGCGCGCTGAAGACGGTCTACGACCCGGAAATTCCGGCCGACATCTACGAGCTCGGCCTGATCTACAAGATCGACATCGACGACGAGCGCAATGTCGATGTCGAGATGACCCTGACCGCGCCGGGCTGCCCTGTTGCCGGCGAGATGCCGATCTGGGTCGAGAACGCCGTGAGTTCGGTCGACGGGGTCGGTCAGGTGAAGGTCGAACTCGTCTTCGACCCGCCGTGGACGCCGGAGCGCATGAGCGAGGAAGCCCAGGTCGCCGTCGGCTGGTACTGA
- a CDS encoding VOC family protein, with product MAPPLSGLLETCLYVEDMARARRFYREVLGLDALLEEERITVFRMPDDTVLILFSRGSTLEPVQTPGGIIPPHDGSGPAHFALAIPPDSIDAWRRHLRACNVEIESEIAWPKGRGHSLYFRDPDGHAAELASRNLWVR from the coding sequence ATGGCGCCGCCGCTTTCCGGGCTTCTGGAGACCTGCCTCTACGTCGAGGACATGGCACGCGCCAGACGCTTCTATCGCGAGGTGCTGGGGCTCGATGCGCTGCTGGAGGAGGAGCGCATCACGGTGTTCCGCATGCCGGACGACACCGTGCTCATTCTCTTCTCCCGCGGCTCGACGCTGGAACCGGTGCAGACGCCAGGCGGCATCATCCCACCGCATGACGGCAGCGGCCCTGCCCACTTCGCGCTGGCGATTCCGCCCGACAGCATCGACGCCTGGCGACGCCATCTTCGTGCCTGCAACGTCGAGATCGAGAGCGAGATCGCCTGGCCGAAGGGCAGGGGCCACAGCCTCTATTTCCGCGACCCGGACGGCCATGCGGCCGAACTGGCGTCGCGGAACCTCTGGGTCCGCTGA
- the sufA gene encoding Fe-S cluster assembly scaffold SufA: MGRFTVMSMTDSAAERVKAILAAQGADALGLRVGIKKGGCAGMEYTIDLAREAKPNEDAIEHDGARVFVAPEAVLFLLGTEMDYEETVLRSGFTFRNPNQTSACGCGESVELKQADLAALAGRGA; the protein is encoded by the coding sequence ATGGGCCGCTTCACCGTCATGAGCATGACCGACAGCGCCGCCGAACGGGTGAAAGCCATTCTGGCGGCCCAGGGCGCGGATGCACTCGGCCTGCGGGTCGGCATCAAGAAGGGCGGCTGCGCCGGCATGGAGTACACGATCGACCTCGCCCGCGAGGCCAAGCCGAATGAGGACGCGATCGAGCATGATGGCGCGCGGGTGTTCGTCGCGCCCGAAGCGGTGCTGTTCCTTCTCGGCACCGAGATGGACTACGAGGAGACGGTGCTGCGCTCCGGCTTCACCTTCCGCAATCCGAACCAGACATCGGCCTGCGGCTGCGGCGAATCCGTCGAGCTCAAGCAGGCGGATCTAGCCGCGCTCGCCGGTCGCGGCGCCTGA
- a CDS encoding TfoX/Sxy family protein — protein sequence MDEDYLHDLFGSLGDVRIRRLFGGQGIYSGERIVALVFRDELYLKSDAETDPLFEAAGSARWTYTRPGRMPTRMPYYRFPDSALDDADEAARWISIADGASRRAATAPRPRSRKVGKAPAGKASA from the coding sequence ATGGACGAGGATTACCTCCACGACCTGTTCGGTTCGCTCGGGGACGTCCGGATCCGGCGGCTGTTCGGCGGGCAGGGGATTTATAGCGGCGAACGGATCGTCGCCCTCGTGTTCCGCGACGAGTTGTACCTGAAGAGCGACGCCGAAACCGATCCGCTCTTCGAGGCAGCCGGATCGGCTCGCTGGACCTATACGCGGCCCGGCCGGATGCCGACGCGGATGCCCTATTACCGCTTCCCCGACAGTGCCCTCGACGATGCCGACGAGGCAGCGCGGTGGATCTCTATCGCCGATGGTGCGTCGCGGCGCGCCGCGACGGCTCCCAGGCCACGGTCCCGAAAGGTCGGGAAAGCCCCGGCGGGCAAGGCTTCCGCCTGA
- the mazG gene encoding nucleoside triphosphate pyrophosphohydrolase has product MTPSRDITRLIEIMAALRDPAGGCPWDLEQDFATIAPYTVEEAYEVADAIERNDMVDLREELGDLLLQVVYHAQLAAEAGSFDFGDVVDGVTRKMIRRHPHVFGDAEARSAGSAQVHWERIKAEERAEKAALRAASGLSGDDAGTGNGARHLDGVSTAFPALTLALKVQKQAADTGFDWDSAPPIVAKIDEELAELAEAVASGDADASEAEMGDLLFSVVNLARFHRIDPEVALRRCVLKFRDRFGFIETELAATGRSLQAASLEEMEALWIAAKNRPGPAAG; this is encoded by the coding sequence ATGACTCCGTCTCGCGACATCACCCGGCTGATCGAGATCATGGCGGCGCTGCGCGACCCGGCCGGCGGCTGTCCCTGGGATCTGGAGCAGGATTTCGCGACCATCGCGCCATACACGGTCGAGGAAGCCTACGAGGTCGCCGATGCGATCGAGCGCAACGACATGGTCGATCTGCGCGAGGAACTCGGCGACCTGCTGCTGCAGGTCGTCTATCACGCCCAGCTGGCCGCCGAGGCCGGCAGCTTCGACTTCGGCGACGTCGTCGACGGCGTGACGCGCAAGATGATCCGCCGCCATCCGCATGTCTTCGGCGACGCCGAGGCTCGTTCGGCAGGATCCGCGCAGGTGCATTGGGAGCGCATCAAGGCCGAGGAACGCGCCGAGAAGGCAGCGCTGCGGGCGGCTAGCGGTCTATCGGGCGACGATGCCGGAACGGGCAATGGTGCAAGGCATCTCGATGGCGTCTCGACCGCCTTCCCGGCGCTGACCCTTGCACTGAAGGTCCAGAAGCAGGCGGCCGACACCGGCTTCGACTGGGACAGCGCCCCGCCGATCGTCGCCAAGATCGACGAGGAACTGGCCGAACTCGCCGAAGCCGTCGCTTCGGGCGACGCCGACGCCAGCGAGGCCGAAATGGGCGACCTGCTGTTCAGCGTGGTCAACCTTGCGCGCTTCCACCGCATCGATCCGGAAGTTGCTCTGCGCCGCTGCGTGCTGAAGTTTCGCGACCGCTTCGGCTTCATCGAGACCGAGCTTGCTGCCACGGGCCGCTCGCTGCAGGCGGCGAGCCTCGAGGAAATGGAAGCGCTGTGGATCGCGGCGAAGAACCGGCCGGGGCCAGCAGCGGGCTGA